aaaggactgatttcctcatgtgacaatcctgggcttgtctgagggggtatccacattgcacactgagcctgtctctgtGTGGCCTGgccttggtgacttgtgttgccaagctggtgtttgagcatccaggctgcagtggagactcaggcctcaggctgtgtccttcctaccgcagtaagtcgtcctaactgatgctgctccagccacatgactaacacagctggattcgacgtagcttaggtcgacttactgctgtgtctacgctgtgctgggccgacgggagacttaccttactcctgtcgttCCCAGGGTACTCCCAGAGTCACCCAAAGAGCGCTccgctgtcaatttagtgggtcttcactagacccccactaaatcgaccctggtgcatcgatcgcagcagacagcctcacagctgtgctgcgcatccaccctgcactactcagccccgagtcagaaattcagctcctgtggggtgtgtcaccctgctcagctgaagatgctccccgagtccccagtgatttctgcgataacttgtctccagcctgtttgggtccatacgcttcCCACGGGGAGGCTGTGCGTGGTCTagtgacaagctctggttgctcaggcctgtcaggaaggcgagctccgggaaCATTGAGACTCagagatccctcagtggaagcacaggcggtggGTATAATAGTGGGGAAGcctcctggcacagctgccgccaaccaggcaccggatgcctgggccccagtgcccagcctgtgctccatctcttcctgtatctgcttccccacttctcccaaccccatctgcccactgctgcctggctgagtcccccctctcctccactgcacccccgtctctggggtccctgctgctcaccgtgtgcctcctcttctccaccccccacccccccgctgggtcagtcctggggccgatttattcaacatcttcataaatgatctggatgatgggatggattgcaccctcagcaagttcgcacatgaccctaagctggggggaggggtagatatgctggagggtagggatagggtccagagtgacctacacaaattacaggattgggccaaaaaaaatctgatgaggttcaagaaggacaagtgcagagtcctgcacttaggacagaagaatcccatgcactgctaaagactggagaccgactggctagcggcagttctgcagaaagtgacgtgaggattacagtggatgctaactcatatcaagcttctcagtgtgcccttgttgccaagaaggctaacggcatattgggctgcattagtaggagcattgccggcaGCTCGAGgaggtgattttttcccctctattcaacactgatgaggccaaatctggagtattgtgtcccgttttgggcccccccactacagaaaggatgtggaaaaattggagacagtccagcagagggcaaggaaaatgattagggggttggggcagatgatgtatgaggagaggctgaggaactgggcttatttagtttacagaggagaagagtgaggcgggatttgatagcagccttcaactacctgaagggaggttccaaagagaatggagcttggctgtgctcagtggtggcagatgacagaacaaggagctatgatctcaagttgcagtgggggaggtctaggttggatattaggaaacactatttcactaggagggtggtgaagcactggaatgggttccctagggaggtggtggaatctccatccttagaggtttttaaggcccagctcgacaaagccctggctgggatgatttagttggtgttggtcctgccatgagcagggggttggactggatgacctcctgaggtcccttccaaccctcatcttctatgagtctatcagtcctttgtccatcccctcagtaggcaccaacttcccctctggccagtggtgctcaactacgctctgccccaggcccctcccccactccacctcttccccaaagcaccgccccaccttttccctggtctgccccgctgcacccccaaatcaaccctTTCCTCTGCCCCTCTCTTCCTAACCCTGTTCCACCTCGCCCCCCGTCTATCCCCCCCCACCTCGCCTcgcctccatctcctcccccacgtataccatctccccctccaccccgacCCTCCTGGAGCATCCTGAAGTCCATGaaagagctgttttgtggtgggcaggaagtgctgggagggagcaggaggagttgctCACTGGGGCCACTTGCATGCGAGAcgcactgcaggcagggcagagcttggctgccagtgggtgctaagcagcCACTAATTTTCCTGGTGGGTGCTTCACGCCCAGAGCACCCGTGCAATTGGAGTCTATAATCCCCTCCTCCAAATCAAAATTCCTAGAGATTTTGGGTGAGTCTCTCGCTGTTGTTAAGGTTATGAACTCTTCTGTGTCCGTGTCTCTCTGGGTGCATGTCCAGGGTGTTTATGGTTAAGTTTATTGTGATGTCACGTATCCCAACTGCAAAGAATGTTCTGCTTCAGCATTCTTGCCCTGCCTTCAGTCTGCCAACTGGCTTGGTTGACAACGGCTGGTGACCCAAggagctgctgatagacgcggacTAGCCATCTCTCAACAACTTCTTGAATCAGCTATTTCCACAGGTGTTCGAAAGAAGATGAGTTTTTACAGAAGGTAATTCCCAGATTCTGTTCCTGCTCCTTAGATCGCACATGACAGGTTGGTGCCTCCTtctcctagcccaggggtggccaacctgtggctccggagccgcatgcggctcttcagaggttactatgcagctccttgcataggcgctgactcccaggctggagctacagatgctgacGTTCCAATAcgctgtggggtgctcactgctcaacccccggctctgccccagctcctgccaccaccccaccccttcccccaaggcccctagccccgagcctgccatgccctcgctcctcccccctccccaccacagcctcctgcgcactgccaaacagctgattgcagcgggcgggaggagtggggagggagggggaggcgctgagtgggggggctgccggtgggagggcgatgccgggggctggggcggtagtggatgagggctgctgacatatgactgtggctctttggcaatgttcactggtaaattctggctccttctcaggctcaggtcggCCACCCGCGTCCTAGGGACTGGTGGGGGCCAGGGCTGCAACAGTCAGGTCTCAACGTTCCATTTTGATTTGAACGTCGGCATCTTTCAGCTCCCTCCTGCGCCagcctctcaccttctctggagGCAGATTTCCACTGTTTTATCTTTCAGCAGACGAGTGGGGGTGAATTTCCAGGGTATCACCTAAAGGGAAGATAACAAAACTGGTGTAGAATTTAGACTGATATCTCCATAAATAGTATTTCCTCTGGAGTTGCCCCAATGCACTCCTTGCCTTCCCGTTGGGAATAGAAACCTTTTGTCTCATGTAATGATTGTCTAATGTAGGTgtattgttcattccctctgggggcactggctactgtctgaacacaggataatgggctagatggacctttggttggaCCCAGGATGGGTGGTCTTGGGTTGGTTATGTTCTCGGTTGTATGAACCAGTCCTGGCTATTAGAGGAGCAGATGGCTTCAAAGACCGGTCTCCTGGACCTGTGAATCCTGGGCAAACTAATTCCCTTCCTTTAGAGAATGACAGAAAAACCCATTTCCTCCTTCTTTCTATTCAGGCTTCATTCCTTTTTCCAAAGACTCGTCTCTAGGGAGCACAGAGATCCATGTGCACAAAGTGCTTGTCAACCTGTAGCAATGGAGGCATGCTCTGACTTTAGCCAGCAAGAACAGGCCTTGCCAGAGAAGCCCCAGAGAAGGAAATGTTCATGGTCCATCCTGTCAGGCATGAAGAGACTCTGTGTCTGTAGCCAATCTGACACCTCGATGGCAGACAGGGATGAGGAGAGAACAATTTCCTCACAAAGAAGGTGGAGGCACTTGTCCCGGAAGAAGatagcagctgagaaccaggtggaGTCAGAGGAGGTGAAGCTGCAGGAGGATACAGGGAAAGTTGAACTGGATCCTACAGGTGAGGATTCAATCCACATGGTTAGCGAGGAGCATGTGAGGAATACTCACACCAGTCACCCTACAAGCCTTACACATCAGGGCCTTCTCACGGGACAGCGATGGGTACCAGGGCCGCTCTggctttttgccaccccaagcaaaaaaaaaaaaaattgtgcagagGCCGAAGTGGCGATGGGGTTggggaacaaacctgccagccagcggaAACAGCAAGGGAAACCAACCTGCCAGCCAGCCGGCGGAGCATCAAAGGGGTCGAAACCTGCCGGCCGGTAGGAGCAACAAGGGGGGCGGCTCAAAACAAACCGGCTGGCCGGAGCAGCGAAGTGGGAAACCAACCTCCTGGCGGAGCAGcaaaggggtgggtgggaaaccTGCTGGCGGTCGGAGTGTgaaggggggcgggagggatgaatcaaacctgctggctggagcagtgaaggggggggcgtgaaacaaacctgccggtcggagcagcggggggcgggggtgtgtgcgaaacaaaccgcccagccggccggagcagtgaaggggagtgaacaaacctgccggccatagcagcaaaggaggagcagcaggaaacctgccggcggtcggagcagcggggcggggtgtgtgcgaaacaaaccgcccagccggcggagcagtgaagggggtgaacaaacctgccggccatagcagcaaaggaggagcagcaggaaacctgccggccggtcggagcagcgggggcggggtgtgtgcgaaacaaaccgcccagccggccggagcagtgaaggggtgaacaaacctgccggccatagcagcaaaggaggagcagcaggaaacctgccggcgGTCGAACAGCGGGGCGGGGTGTgtgcgaaacaaaccgcccagccagctggagcaccgaagggaagaaaaaaataaaaccaaagaaaaaaaaatacctgccCGCGGGAACACGGGTGCAGGGGACTCCGAGCCCTGCAGACCCCGGCAGCGGTGCACACTCCAGCTAGCCGGGGTGGAGACAAGGGGCGGGCCAGGGCTTCCTTCGCAGTGGGGTGCTCgcgctgcctgctgggagggctccacgcTGCTCCGGTGGGCGGgctgctgggcttgctgcagacctggcaccgctcccagcagctcctctcCTCTGCGCTGCCACAAAAGAAAAAACCTGCCGAGGCAGCGGAAGCAGCAAAGCCCCCAAAATGGGATTGGACGGACTGCCCCTTTGGAATCTGCcgcccaagcaccagcttgctcggctgctgcctggagccggccctgatgggtacCTCAGACTCTGGAATCCATTTAGTGCCAGATCCTTTTGGCAAGGGTGGCCGAGGTCCATCTCTGAGGTGGGAGAGCTGAGTGTGTCAGGTCACCCCCTCTGGGGTCTGGCACTGTGGGGTGGGAGTACTAACATTGCTCCGGGCTGTaaggagaacagagaggctggacgttgtaggaaatcatttcttgtctcctggatcgggtccatttcatcagtaaaatgctccagaggtcccagctggGAACCGTACCAGAGCTGAGCCATTACTTCTTGGGGGGTTAAATGCAAATGAGGCCCATTGCCCATCACTGACAGGGAAGGTGTGCAAGGGAGGGGACAAGTAGAAAACACCATGGAAAGAAACTTGCCCCAGGTCCGAGGAAGCCTCGTGTGGTAAAGCCCCAGCAAAGATCCATGAGATCGGAGTTCTCTGCTTAGCTGCCAACAACCTTCAGTCTGACCCTGGGCAATTCACTTCAGGGCTCTGGGCACGACCTCCATCCTCTGTAAAAGCAGGGATACTACATGGAAAGGAAATGTTACGAATGTTTCTTTCTGCTCCAGGGACGAAGAAGGAGGCGCAGTCGCAGGGAAGTGGGAAAAAGgcccagaagagcaggaagaaggAAGAGCGCACTCCCACCCCCTCATTACCAAGCAGCTCCCATATGACCATGGTAATGACGCTTTGTGACTGTGCTATTGGAAAGCCTCCCCTGCTGGGTGTATTAATATCTCCCGGAGCTGGGATCTCTGACAGGAGACCTACCTGCCCCTTGCTCAGGGAGCTGAAAGGAAACACTCTTCAAGTGTGATCGACTCCAGCCAGTCTTTACGAGTTTCTCTGGGTTGCTTGAACGAGGCCCAGGTTGACAAAGGGGTTCAGGCACCTCAGgaagttcagaggtgcttagtgggattcgcagaagtgcctgactcaggtgcctgattctgatgcactctccatgggacacaggcactgctgaaaatcctaccaggcccctccctgcacttgtaggggtaacccacacacctgctgggtggggtgttctggcccgtctagtggcaccaggaccacttagagacagagatcaaaggagtctgctctagagccttagctaacagccagttgggttTTAGCTGCTGCGGGAGAGGCTCCTGCACTAAACTCAGAAATCCCAGGTTGGATCCCCTCTGCCAGGAGTATCTATGCGAGTGTGTCGCTCTGGTGTGCTCTACTGCATCCTCAGCTGCTGGCGTCCAGGACAGACAGGGCTAATCCAGCCACGCAGGCCAGCTGCAGTAACACTCAGGAGGTGCCTGAGACACCAGGGCAAAGGCCTTcagcaccccaggccctgggtttaggtgaccctggaaccagtccccctgcagtaacattgtgcccagtgagttctgacccacggggggctggccccagaggcccacagtttgggattctcctcagccaggcagacttgctccttcagtcgaagctactttctgtcctgccggcgattcctgcctgttttgtggcagcaccacacgctgcagggtggggacGGAAGAGGCATTTCCGCTTGGGCCCTGTTCTCAGTCCTTTCCTCGCAGACACTGTgggctgctagagttgctgagccaatctgctcaggtgctcggggtgggatgggacatggggcaggttcTGCAGTGACCCCTCGGCTGCACTCAACAAGCAACTTGACTGGGCTTTGCAGGCCATTGAGGCTTTCTCAGCaaagctgggcttcctggggagggctagagaggaggaaatggggtgcccttggggtcccagcaccggctgagaggctcccatctcttctcaggAAGGGGAGGAAGCGTATGAAAGACTGAGAAACCTCGGCACCTGTTGAGGTTTGTTAAGAAAAGGGCTCAGCCGGAGTCTCCACGCTCACGGGCGCTGCCAGCCTCCGCCGGGACAGActgttccagggcagctgagcgATGGAAATACTCAGTCCCGACAGGCTCTGTCCCTCTCATTGCAGACCCCCGGGGAGCAGcttccctcagcccagctccaagccctgctAATGAGAGCCGTGAAGGGTCTGACGACACCCACCCTGGAGCGATTTCAAGCCgccgaggaagagctgaggacCATCGTGTCTCTACACGGAGACAAGATGGAGAGAGTAAGAGACtcccgccgtggggcagggggatgctgcgcagagagg
This Mauremys reevesii isolate NIE-2019 linkage group 17, ASM1616193v1, whole genome shotgun sequence DNA region includes the following protein-coding sequences:
- the LOC120384989 gene encoding uncharacterized protein LOC120384989: MEACSDFSQQEQALPEKPQRRKCSWSILSGMKRLCVCSQSDTSMADRDEERTISSQRRWRHLSRKKIAAENQVESEEVKLQEDTGKVELDPTGTKKEAQSQGSGKKAQKSRKKEERTPTPSLPSSSHMTMTPGEQLPSAQLQALLMRAVKGLTTPTLERFQAAEEELRTIVSLHGDKMERVGDVVGRRGSELWHTLSSDRCAIELWKALGEEPQLPREVLQQLLDKLQQRHREEKSGNVSLAAMRTIYEVLFLWGYREAILEMYPQMLILCVRQVQYVMDLHLPGTYMASTTSSPEEDPAASTPKVMTERKGRTDVLC